The following coding sequences lie in one Zingiber officinale cultivar Zhangliang chromosome 2B, Zo_v1.1, whole genome shotgun sequence genomic window:
- the LOC122045498 gene encoding beta-carotene hydroxylase 2, chloroplastic-like has translation MMAAATAALFSHPFFPPRPSDGCLLLFCPSYLRASPLHRRRGAAVRFVLKEVGTEPEKNDDAADRPIKIRISVAERTAMKQAERRTYLVAAVMSTLAITSTAVAAVYYRFYWQMEGGEVPLSEAFGTFALSVGASVGMELWARWAHRALWHASLWPMHESHHRPRDGPFELNDVFAIVNAVPAISLLAYGFLNRGLLPGLCFGAGLGITLFGIAYMFVHDGLVHRRFPVGPIANVPYFQRVAAAHQIHHMDKFDGVPYGLFLGPKELEEVGGVEELEKEVARRTKLHSDGDPSS, from the exons ATGATGGCGGCAGCTACGGCCGCGCTATTCTCCCACCCTTTCTTTCCTCCACGACCCTCCGATGGCTGCTTGCTCCTCTTCTGCCCTTCCTACCTCCGGGCTTCTCCTCTCCACCGGCGCCGTGGCGCCGCCGTCCGCTTCGTGCTCAAGGAGGTGGGCACGGAGCCGGAGAAGAATGATGATGCGGCTGATAGGCCGATCAAGATCCGGATTTCGGTGGCAGAGAGAACGGCGATGAAGCAGGCGGAGCGGCGGACCTACCTCGTCGCGGCGGTGATGTCTACCCTCGCCATCACATCCACGGCGGTCGCGGCCGTCTACTACCGCTTCTACTGGCAAATGGAG GGCGGAGAGGTTCCTCTGTCGGAGGCGTTCGGCACGTTCGCCCTCTCGGTCGGCGCATCG GTGGGGATGGAATTGTGGGCGCGGTGGGCACACCGGGCGCTGTGGCACGCCTCGCTGTGGCCGATGCACGAGTCGCACCACCGCCCGCGCGACGGGCCCTTCGAGCTCAACGACGTATTCGCCATCGTCAACGCCGTACCAGCCATCTCTCTCTTGGCCTACGGCTTCCTCAACCGCGGCCTCCTCCCCGGCCTCTGCTTCGGCGCC GGCCTCGGGATTACGCTCTTCGGCATCGCCTACATGTTCGTCCACGACGGCTTGGTTCACCGCCGTTTCCCGGTCGGTCCCATAGCCAACGTTCCCTACTTCCAGCGAGTAGCCGCCGCCCATCAG ATCCACCACATGGACAAGTTCGACGGCGTGCCCTACGGCCTGTTCTTGGGACCAAAG GAACTGGAGGAAGTGGGAGGCGTGGAGGAGCTGGAGAAGGAAGTCGCCCGAAGAACCAAACTCCACAGCGACGGCGACCCCAGCAGCtga